One stretch of Chitinophaga pendula DNA includes these proteins:
- a CDS encoding TetR/AcrR family transcriptional regulator has protein sequence MSKADQTRLTILSKALELVYRNGYQSTSVDDIIANTKVTKGAFYYHFSSKDDMGLAMINDVMYPGMREVMIKPLIQSAAPITDLYKMMETLLKDEQHFDVAFGCPAINLIEEMSPLNAEFNKALSKLSLEWQKAIQASVEQGKVRGVVRAGVDSKQVAHFVIAGYGGIRNLGKVFGRACYTTYLKELKNYLQTLA, from the coding sequence ATGTCTAAAGCGGATCAGACGCGTTTAACCATCTTATCTAAAGCATTGGAGTTGGTGTACCGTAATGGGTATCAGTCTACGAGTGTAGACGATATCATTGCGAACACGAAGGTGACGAAGGGCGCTTTTTACTATCATTTTTCTTCGAAGGATGATATGGGATTGGCGATGATCAACGACGTGATGTATCCCGGTATGCGCGAGGTGATGATCAAGCCGTTGATACAATCGGCTGCTCCTATTACTGACCTTTATAAGATGATGGAGACGTTGCTGAAGGACGAGCAGCATTTTGATGTGGCATTTGGATGTCCGGCGATCAATCTGATCGAGGAGATGTCGCCTTTGAATGCGGAATTTAACAAGGCGTTAAGTAAGCTATCACTGGAGTGGCAGAAGGCGATACAAGCCAGTGTGGAGCAGGGCAAGGTGCGTGGAGTGGTGCGTGCTGGTGTTGATTCCAAACAAGTGGCTCATTTTGTCATTGCCGGTTATGGGGGTATTCGTAACCTGGGTAAGGTATTTGGGCGGGCCTGTTATACTACTTATCTGAAGGAGTTAAAAAATTACCTGCAAACGCTGGCATAA
- a CDS encoding RagB/SusD family nutrient uptake outer membrane protein encodes MKRLIILLPLLSVLFWASCKKDVEEGPLENLDEDYIFDPIDQNGNYAEQFLTDIYANLPTGFNRISNSMLDAATDDAVPSQNGSTIEHLIFGRVDPFMNPEDVWSRHYGGIRKVNIFLSKIDRVPKPKDVLTYWKMEARFLRAYFYFELVKRYGGVPLMGDKVPTLADDLSYKRNSFEECINYIVSELDDIRAASRPDPVPDAEWGRSSQAVVLALKSRVLLYAASALFNGGNIGSNAAERQIAGYATYDAERWRKAAQAADAVIKTGIYGLESSANYVNIFVTRRHKEIILAYMRGNSTDVETNNGPVGFTLYGFRGYTSPTQDLAEAFLMKNNKPITDPTSGYNPNNPASNRDNRFAMVFLYNGARWFKRNVETFEGGLDKPGGNLVQTKTGYYLKKFCYKAEEAASVGSQSHNFPLIRYAEILLNFAEATNEADGPTSAARDAVTQIRARGGLPAVPGNISQEEFRAMIRNERRVELCFEEHRYWDLRRWKTAASVLNKDLRGSKITRDAGGSYQYAPIIAGRISFNAPRAYLYPIPQNELYRNRNLFQNPGW; translated from the coding sequence ATGAAAAGACTGATCATATTATTGCCATTGCTTTCCGTGCTTTTCTGGGCCAGTTGCAAGAAGGACGTAGAAGAAGGGCCGCTGGAGAACCTGGATGAGGATTACATCTTTGATCCTATCGACCAGAACGGCAACTATGCGGAGCAATTCCTGACAGATATCTATGCCAATCTCCCCACTGGTTTTAACCGTATCAGCAACTCTATGCTGGATGCTGCTACGGATGATGCGGTGCCTTCCCAGAACGGCAGCACTATTGAGCACCTGATATTCGGGCGTGTAGATCCATTTATGAACCCGGAGGATGTGTGGAGTCGTCATTACGGAGGTATCCGTAAGGTAAACATCTTTTTATCGAAGATAGACCGTGTGCCCAAGCCGAAGGACGTGCTTACTTACTGGAAGATGGAGGCTCGTTTTCTTCGTGCCTATTTTTACTTTGAGTTGGTGAAACGTTATGGGGGCGTGCCTTTGATGGGCGATAAGGTACCTACGCTGGCGGATGACCTTTCTTACAAACGTAATTCATTTGAGGAATGTATCAATTACATCGTTAGTGAGCTGGATGATATCCGGGCAGCATCCCGACCGGACCCGGTACCGGATGCGGAATGGGGACGCAGTAGTCAGGCGGTGGTACTGGCGCTTAAGTCCAGGGTACTCTTGTATGCTGCCAGTGCGCTTTTTAACGGCGGTAATATTGGCAGTAATGCTGCGGAGCGGCAGATAGCCGGTTATGCCACTTATGATGCAGAGCGATGGAGGAAGGCGGCACAAGCGGCGGATGCTGTTATTAAAACGGGCATTTACGGATTGGAGTCCAGTGCCAACTATGTGAATATTTTCGTGACGCGGCGTCATAAGGAGATCATCCTGGCATATATGCGTGGTAACAGTACGGATGTGGAGACCAATAACGGCCCAGTTGGGTTTACGCTCTATGGATTCCGTGGGTATACCAGTCCTACGCAGGATCTCGCGGAAGCGTTCCTGATGAAAAACAACAAACCTATTACAGATCCTACCTCCGGTTATAACCCTAACAATCCTGCCAGTAACCGTGACAACCGATTTGCCATGGTGTTCCTATACAACGGTGCACGCTGGTTCAAGAGAAATGTGGAAACATTTGAGGGCGGCCTGGATAAGCCAGGCGGCAACTTGGTACAGACGAAGACCGGTTATTATCTAAAGAAGTTCTGTTATAAGGCAGAGGAAGCCGCTTCTGTAGGTTCCCAGTCTCATAATTTTCCGTTGATCAGGTATGCGGAGATCCTGTTGAATTTTGCGGAGGCGACGAATGAAGCGGACGGGCCTACATCGGCAGCCCGGGATGCGGTTACGCAGATCAGGGCCAGAGGTGGATTACCGGCGGTACCTGGCAATATCAGCCAGGAGGAGTTCAGGGCGATGATACGTAATGAGCGGCGGGTGGAGTTGTGTTTTGAAGAGCACCGTTACTGGGATCTGCGGCGGTGGAAGACGGCGGCCAGTGTCTTAAACAAAGACCTGCGTGGCAGTAAGATCACGCGGGATGCGGGTGGTAGTTATCAATATGCACCTATTATAGCCGGCAGGATCAGCTTCAATGCGCCCCGTGC
- a CDS encoding VOC family protein, whose product MAAVNPYLTFKDNCEEAFNFYKSVFGTEFITFAKFKDMPPTDGTPPPGDGVMHVALPVGEGTVIMGSDAPGGYGNALIVGNNFSISINTESREEATRIFEGLSAGGQVTMPLDETFWGAFFGMFTDKFGIQWMVNHDINKQ is encoded by the coding sequence ATGGCTGCAGTAAACCCCTACCTCACTTTTAAAGACAATTGCGAAGAAGCATTCAACTTCTACAAATCCGTATTCGGAACAGAATTTATCACCTTCGCAAAATTCAAAGACATGCCTCCCACAGATGGTACACCTCCGCCAGGAGATGGCGTAATGCATGTCGCCTTACCAGTAGGCGAAGGCACCGTTATCATGGGGAGTGATGCCCCCGGAGGTTATGGCAATGCCCTGATCGTAGGCAACAACTTCTCTATCTCTATCAACACAGAGAGTAGGGAAGAAGCCACCCGTATCTTCGAAGGCCTCTCTGCCGGTGGACAGGTAACCATGCCGCTTGATGAGACTTTCTGGGGCGCCTTCTTCGGTATGTTCACCGACAAATTTGGTATCCAATGGATGGTAAACCACGATATCAATAAACAGTAA
- a CDS encoding DUF3817 domain-containing protein, with translation MFSLVKTQVGRLRIIAFLEGMSLLLLLFVAVPMKYIWHDAAMVKALGPVHGILFLLFIYGAISVGVVQRWKFTETTWKVLLACIIPFGTFYVDYKILKYEVENGE, from the coding sequence ATGTTTTCTTTAGTTAAGACCCAGGTGGGGCGTTTACGTATTATAGCCTTCCTGGAAGGCATGTCTTTGTTGTTACTGTTATTTGTTGCAGTGCCGATGAAATATATCTGGCATGATGCTGCTATGGTGAAGGCATTGGGGCCGGTACACGGTATATTGTTCCTGTTATTTATATACGGAGCTATTAGTGTCGGGGTGGTACAGCGATGGAAGTTTACGGAGACGACGTGGAAGGTATTGCTTGCCTGTATTATTCCATTTGGTACTTTTTATGTGGATTATAAGATCCTGAAATACGAGGTAGAAAATGGGGAGTAA
- a CDS encoding SusC/RagA family TonB-linked outer membrane protein — translation MKKCYAKLLFLLPSVGILGMGPGVLTSRAVSRSPLLSSSFFYVDHLYADTVIRGKVTEVRKPPLSRLAVNADDSAALFRQDSFYQVLYGQQARRVSLASLSAIETPALSKTYTNNLYGMLAGRLPGLQVTQANGQPAYEAYSAILRGKAPMIMIDGSPSRNMVGINPEQIASVTLLKDALATAMYGMRAANGILLITTRKGEEGPQRLSFTATAGLTKSTKMIRGLGAYDYARLYNEALANDGKPAAYTAADLDAYRNGSDPYGHPDVDWRKEVLKNSAPFQRYDLAISGGRENARYFVNLDYTNQTGLFKTTSMNKYNTNADMKRYIFRSNVDVRINRSISASLNVMGRIQNNNEPGGFSDDIMTAIFNTPNNAYPIRNPDGSLGGNNFYPTNIYGRAVMAGYYNLYSRDLNADLTIKGDLSDLVKGLWVKGSFSFYTNFTEAIVRTKTNAVYSLRVNPAGDTTYLKYGNDGDMTNATASTATERFLYSDVQLGYNRQFGPHALQVVYTVNNDNRILGNQLPQYFLGTAGRVAYNYREKYLFELAMGYNGTNRYPKQKRFGWFPAFGIGWNLARESFLQASWLDELKLRSSYGWVGNAFNGNRFSGTGEGYFVYNQYYEGGTGYNFGASATGVSGVREGRLANPYVTWEKARKFNLGMDLRLLSGRLSFTAEYYKNRYYDQLITRGNATALLGTTYPTENLGKSDIYGTEFSLFYQHHHAQFHYYIGGNLNFIQQRLVYEDEPSKPYPWLVRTGSHTFLTGYVSDGLFQSREEIARSARPDGYDPVPGDIKYKDLNGDGRINAFDQTNISPDKAQIFFGINAGFSWKGFDCNILVQGTGNRYSLFQLKEFDNEGRGNAWVNHLDRWTPETAATASYPRLSVGSNFNNDRVSDYWMRKTSYWRLKNAELGYTLSSNLIRRVRISSLRVFVNGTNLFTHSAIKEVDPENLYGNYPIQQAFMAGLNIKF, via the coding sequence ATGAAAAAATGTTACGCAAAGTTGCTGTTCCTATTGCCGAGCGTGGGCATACTGGGGATGGGGCCAGGTGTTCTTACTTCGCGAGCGGTTTCGCGGAGTCCTCTTCTTTCTTCTTCTTTTTTTTATGTTGATCATTTGTATGCGGATACGGTTATCCGGGGGAAGGTAACGGAGGTACGCAAGCCACCATTGTCCCGGTTAGCGGTGAATGCCGATGATTCTGCGGCGTTGTTCCGTCAGGATTCCTTTTACCAGGTGTTATATGGTCAGCAGGCGAGGCGGGTATCGCTGGCTTCGTTGTCGGCCATTGAAACGCCAGCGCTCAGTAAGACGTATACGAATAACCTGTACGGCATGCTGGCGGGGCGGTTACCGGGACTACAGGTGACGCAAGCCAACGGGCAGCCTGCTTATGAAGCTTATTCTGCGATACTGCGAGGGAAGGCACCTATGATCATGATAGACGGTAGTCCTTCCAGGAATATGGTGGGTATCAACCCGGAGCAGATCGCATCGGTTACGTTACTGAAGGATGCGCTGGCCACTGCGATGTACGGCATGCGGGCGGCCAACGGCATTTTGCTGATCACTACGCGAAAGGGTGAAGAAGGGCCACAGCGGCTGTCATTTACGGCGACGGCCGGTCTTACAAAGTCGACCAAGATGATCCGCGGGCTTGGTGCTTACGATTATGCGCGATTGTATAACGAGGCACTTGCCAATGACGGCAAACCAGCAGCTTATACGGCAGCTGACCTGGATGCTTACCGGAATGGCAGTGATCCGTACGGACATCCTGATGTAGACTGGCGGAAGGAAGTGTTGAAGAACAGTGCTCCTTTTCAACGTTATGACCTGGCTATTTCAGGCGGGCGAGAGAATGCCCGGTATTTTGTGAATCTGGATTATACGAACCAGACCGGTCTTTTCAAGACTACGTCCATGAATAAGTATAATACGAATGCGGATATGAAACGTTACATTTTCCGTTCGAATGTAGATGTAAGAATCAATCGCAGTATTTCGGCCTCTCTTAACGTGATGGGGCGCATACAGAACAACAATGAGCCAGGCGGTTTTTCGGATGACATCATGACCGCTATCTTCAATACGCCGAATAATGCTTATCCCATCAGGAATCCTGACGGTTCACTCGGTGGTAACAACTTCTACCCTACTAACATCTACGGCCGTGCGGTAATGGCTGGTTATTACAATCTCTACTCCCGTGATCTGAATGCGGATCTTACTATCAAGGGGGATCTGAGTGATCTGGTGAAGGGCTTGTGGGTGAAGGGCAGTTTCTCCTTCTATACAAATTTTACGGAGGCGATCGTGCGTACCAAGACCAATGCGGTGTATTCCCTACGTGTAAATCCGGCGGGGGATACGACCTATCTGAAGTATGGTAATGACGGCGATATGACCAATGCCACGGCGTCTACCGCTACGGAACGTTTTCTTTATTCAGATGTACAGCTGGGGTATAACCGGCAGTTCGGGCCGCACGCTTTACAAGTAGTGTATACGGTGAATAATGATAACCGCATCTTAGGAAATCAGCTGCCGCAGTACTTTCTGGGTACCGCCGGCAGAGTGGCGTATAACTATCGAGAGAAATACCTGTTTGAATTGGCTATGGGATACAATGGCACCAACCGCTATCCGAAGCAAAAACGTTTTGGATGGTTCCCCGCGTTTGGTATTGGCTGGAATCTGGCGAGGGAATCGTTTCTACAGGCCTCCTGGCTGGATGAGCTTAAACTCCGCAGCAGTTATGGCTGGGTGGGTAATGCGTTTAACGGTAATCGTTTTTCGGGTACGGGCGAAGGCTATTTTGTGTACAATCAATATTATGAAGGCGGCACCGGTTATAATTTTGGCGCCAGTGCGACTGGTGTCAGTGGTGTGCGGGAGGGCCGGCTCGCCAACCCCTATGTTACCTGGGAGAAGGCCCGTAAGTTCAACCTGGGGATGGATTTGCGGCTGCTTTCGGGGAGGTTGTCCTTTACGGCGGAGTATTATAAGAACAGGTATTACGATCAGCTGATCACCCGGGGTAATGCTACGGCACTTCTGGGCACTACTTATCCGACGGAAAACCTGGGTAAATCAGATATCTACGGTACGGAATTCTCTCTCTTTTATCAGCATCATCATGCGCAATTCCACTACTATATAGGCGGCAATCTCAATTTTATACAACAGCGGCTGGTATATGAGGATGAGCCATCGAAGCCTTATCCCTGGCTAGTGAGAACGGGTAGTCATACTTTTTTAACCGGGTATGTATCTGACGGGTTGTTCCAGAGTAGGGAGGAGATTGCGCGAAGTGCCAGGCCGGACGGTTATGATCCTGTACCCGGGGATATCAAGTATAAAGACCTGAATGGGGATGGCCGGATCAATGCCTTTGATCAAACGAATATCAGTCCTGACAAAGCGCAGATTTTCTTTGGCATTAACGCTGGTTTTTCCTGGAAGGGTTTTGACTGTAATATACTCGTGCAAGGAACCGGTAACCGGTATTCTTTATTCCAGCTTAAAGAATTTGATAATGAAGGCAGGGGAAATGCGTGGGTGAACCACCTGGACAGATGGACACCGGAGACGGCTGCTACGGCTAGCTATCCCCGGCTTTCAGTAGGTAGCAATTTTAATAATGACCGGGTATCGGACTACTGGATGCGTAAGACCAGTTACTGGCGGTTGAAGAATGCGGAATTGGGATATACGCTTAGCAGTAACCTAATCCGGCGGGTGCGTATATCGTCGCTTCGTGTATTCGTAAACGGAACGAACCTGTTCACGCACAGTGCTATCAAGGAAGTTGACCCGGAGAACCTATATGGCAATTATCCTATACAGCAAGCATTTATGGCAGGTTTAAACATTAAATTCTAA